Proteins from a genomic interval of Callospermophilus lateralis isolate mCalLat2 chromosome 1, mCalLat2.hap1, whole genome shotgun sequence:
- the Psma2 gene encoding proteasome subunit alpha type-2: protein MAERGYSFSLTTFSPSGKLVQIEYALAAVAGGAPSVGIKAANGVVLATEKKQKSILYDERSVHKVEPITKHIGLVYSGMGPDYRVLVHRARKLAQQYYLVYQEPIPTAQLVQRVASVMQEYTQSGGVRPFGVSLLICGWNEGRPYLFQSDPSGAYFAWKATAMGKNYVNGKTFLEKRYNEDLELEDAIHTAILTLKESFEGQMTEDNIEVGICNEAGFRRLTPTEVKDYLAAIA, encoded by the exons CCCATCAGGTAAACTTGTCCAGATTGAATATGCTTTGGCTGCTGTAGCTGGAGGAGCCCCTTCAGTGGGAATTAAAG ctgCAAATGGTGTGGTATTAGCAACTGAGAAGAAACAGAAATCCATTCTGTATGATGAACGAAGTGTACACAAAGTGGAACCAATTACCAAACATATAGGTTTGGTCTATAGTGGAATGGGTCCAGATTACAG AGTGCTAGTGCATAGAGCTCGAAAACTTGCTCAGCAGTATTATCTTGTTTACCAAGAACCTATTCCCACAGCTCAGCTGGTACAGAGAGTAGCTTCTGTGATGCAAGAATACACCCAGTCAGG TGGTGTTCGTCCATTTGGAGTTTCTTTACTTATTTGTGGATGGAATGAGGGACGACCATATTTATTTCAGTCAGATCCATCA GGAGCTTACTTTGCCTGGAAGGCCACAGCCATGGGAAAGAACTATGTAAATGGGAAAACATTCCTTGAGAAAAG atATAATGAAGATTTGGAACTGGAAGATGCCATTCATACAGCCATCTTAACCCTAAAG GAAAGTTTTGAAGGGCAAATGACAGAAGATAACATTGAAGTTGGAATCTGCAATGAAGCTGGATTTAGGCGGCTTACTCCAACTGAAGTTAAGGATTACTTGGCTGCCATAGCGTAA
- the C1H7orf25 gene encoding UPF0415 protein C7orf25 homolog, with product MSAHSMLCERIAIAKELIKRAESLSRSRKGGIEGGAKLCSKLKAELKFLQKVEAGKVAIKESHLQSTNLTHLRAIVESAENLDEVVSVLHVFGYTDTLGEKQTLVVDVVANGGHTWVKAIGRKAEALHNIWLGRGQYGDKSIIEQAEDFLQASHQQPVQYSNPHIIFAFYNSVSSPMAEKLKEMGISVRGDIVAVNSLLDHPEELQLSESESDDEGPELLQVTRVDRENILASVAFPTEIKVDVCKRVNLDITTLITYVSALSYGGCRFIFKEKVLTEQAEQERKEQVLPQLEAFMKDKELFACESAVKDFQSILDTLGGPGERERATMLIKRINVVPDQPSERALRLVASSKINSRSLTIFGTGDTLKAITMTANSGFVRAANNQGVKFSVFIHQPRALTESKEALATPLPNNYTNVDSEQ from the coding sequence ATGTCTGCACACTCCATGCTCTGTGAACGAATCGCCATAGCCAAGGAACTGATTAAGAGAGCAGAATCACTTTCTAGATCAAGAAAAGGTGGTATAGAAGGTGGTGCAAAGCTGTGCAGCAAATTGAAGGCAGAATTAAAATTCTTACAGAAAGTAGAAGCTGGGAAAGTAGCTATTAAAGAATCCCATTTGCAAAGCACAAATCTAACACATCTGAGAGCCATTGTGGAATCAGCAGAAAACCTGGACGAAGTTGTTAGTGTTCTCCATGTCTTTGGTTACACAGATACCTTGGGAGAAAAGCAGACCCTTGTGGTGGATGTAGTTGCAAATGGTGGTCATACTTGGGTGAAAGCCATTGGCCGAAAGGCTGAAGCACTGCACAATATCTGGCTGGGCAGGGGCCAGTATGGGGACAAAAGCATCATTGAGCAGGCTGAAGACTTCCTCCAGGCCAGTCACCAGCAGCCAGTGCAGTATAGCAATCCTCACATCATCTTTGCATTTTACAACAGTGTCTCCAGCCCCATGGCAGagaagctgaaagaaatgggcatATCTGTGAGAGGAGACATAGTAGCAGTCAACTCTCTGTTAGATCACCCTGAGGAGCTCCAGCTAAGTGAGAGTGAATCGGATGACGAGGGCCCAGAACTTTTGCAGGTGACCAGAGTAGACCGGGAAAATATACTAGCAAGTGTTGCATTTCCAACAGAGATTAAGGTCGATGTGTGTAAAAGAGTAAATCTGGACATTACTACTTTAATCACGTATGTATCTGCCCTCAGCTATGGAGGCTGCCGCTTTATCTTCAAAGAAAAAGTGCTCACAGAACAAGCAGAGCAAGAGAGGAAAGAGCAGGTTCTACCTCAGCTGGAGGCATTTATGAAGGACAAGGAATTGTTTGCTTGTGAATCTGCTGTCAAGGATTTTCAGTCTATTCTAGATACTTTAGGAGGacctggggagagagagagggccaCTATGCTAATTAAGCGAATTAATGTGGTGCCAGACCAGCCTTCTGAGCGTGCCTTGAGACTAGTGGCCAGTTCAAAAATTAATAGCCGTTCATTAACAATTTTTGGGACAGGAGACACCCTAAAAGCCATCACAATGACTGCCAACAGTGGTTTTGTTAGAGCTGCAAACAACCAAGGTGTTAAATTTAGTGTGTTTATCCATCAGCCCAGAGCACTTACTGAGAGTAAAGAGGCTCTAGCGACCCCCTTACCAAACAACTACACAAATGTTGACAGTGAACAATAA